A window of Spiroplasma syrphidicola EA-1 contains these coding sequences:
- a CDS encoding spiralin repeat-containing protein, whose protein sequence is MKKLLAILGAFGLTATGATSVIACKTTNNDNNPTVEKKDISKTVVNDPKTILNHDKTYGDLNKDETILKSVVDAINGALSKKLKSTVTAADFNLKNDKDEKAKQVAGKVLFTVTAKADSKLITGTFSFTNTLTEPPLEKNSISEVTMTDLGTVAKPEQTYGQLNQDADIIKAVVTAINEQTKLSVTEKDFDLTNDQEKDANQKSGAVVEFTVTARSDSKLIKDSFNFTNTLTEPPLEKNSISEVTMTDLGTVAKPEQTYGQLNQDADIIKAVVTAINEQTKLSVSEKDFNLTNDQDKDTNQKSGVAVKFTVTATSDSKLIKDSFNFTNTLTQPPLEKNSIEKVIMTDLGTVAKSEQTYGELNQDAEIIKAVVTAINEQTKLSVTEKDFDLTNDQDKDANQKSGVAVKFTVTATSDSKLIKDSFNFTNTLTEPPLEKNSIEKVTMTDLGTVAKSEQTYGELNQDAEIIKAVVTAINEQTKLSVSEKDFNLTNDQDKDTNQKSGVVVKFTVTATSDSKLITGTFSFTNTLK, encoded by the coding sequence GTGAAAAAATTACTAGCAATATTAGGAGCCTTTGGTCTTACCGCGACTGGTGCAACAAGTGTTATCGCTTGTAAAACAACCAACAATGACAATAATCCAACAGTTGAAAAAAAAGATATTTCAAAAACTGTTGTAAATGATCCAAAAACAATTTTAAATCATGACAAGACATATGGAGATTTAAATAAAGATGAAACAATTCTTAAAAGTGTAGTTGATGCAATTAATGGTGCTTTATCAAAAAAATTAAAATCAACTGTTACGGCAGCTGATTTTAATTTAAAAAATGATAAAGATGAAAAAGCTAAACAAGTAGCTGGAAAAGTATTATTTACAGTTACGGCAAAAGCTGATTCAAAATTAATTACAGGAACTTTTAGTTTTACTAATACTTTAACTGAACCACCTTTGGAAAAAAATAGTATTAGTGAGGTTACTATGACTGATTTAGGAACAGTTGCAAAGCCTGAACAGACATATGGTCAGTTAAATCAGGATGCTGATATTATTAAAGCAGTTGTGACTGCGATTAATGAACAGACTAAATTATCAGTTACAGAGAAAGATTTTGATTTAACAAATGATCAAGAAAAAGATGCAAATCAAAAATCAGGGGCAGTTGTTGAATTTACAGTCACTGCAAGATCTGATTCAAAATTAATTAAAGATTCGTTTAATTTTACTAATACTTTAACTGAACCACCTTTGGAAAAAAATAGTATTAGTGAGGTTACTATGACTGATTTAGGAACAGTTGCAAAGCCTGAACAGACATATGGTCAGTTAAATCAGGATGCTGATATTATTAAAGCAGTTGTGACTGCGATTAACGAACAGACTAAATTATCAGTTTCAGAGAAAGATTTTAATTTAACAAATGATCAAGATAAAGATACAAATCAAAAATCAGGGGTAGCTGTTAAATTTACAGTGACTGCAACATCTGATTCAAAATTAATTAAAGATTCGTTTAATTTTACTAATACTTTGACTCAACCACCTTTGGAAAAAAATAGTATTGAGAAGGTTATTATGACTGATTTAGGAACAGTTGCAAAGTCTGAACAGACATATGGTGAGTTAAATCAGGATGCTGAAATTATTAAAGCAGTTGTGACTGCGATTAACGAACAGACTAAATTATCAGTTACAGAGAAAGATTTTGATTTAACAAATGATCAAGATAAAGATGCAAATCAAAAATCAGGGGTAGCTGTTAAATTTACAGTGACTGCAACATCTGATTCAAAATTAATTAAAGATTCGTTTAATTTTACTAATACTTTGACTGAACCACCTTTGGAAAAAAATAGTATTGAGAAGGTTACTATGACTGATTTAGGAACAGTTGCAAAGTCTGAACAGACATATGGTGAATTAAATCAGGATGCTGAAATTATTAAAGCAGTTGTGACTGCGATTAACGAACAGACTAAATTATCAGTTTCAGAGAAAGATTTTAATTTAACAAATGATCAAGATAAAGATACAAATCAAAAATCAGGGGTAGTTGTTAAATTTACAGTGACCGCAACATCTGATTCAAAATTGATTACAGGAACTTTTAGTTTTACTAATACTTTGAAATAG
- a CDS encoding alanine racemase, with translation MYPKITWDLSKIRRNCREMLKEAANRNLDLVSVVNLAAGHEEIVWALAIQGIKTIGDSRVLNLKKYQDIPIKKMLLRAPMLKELKYLVEYADCTFISDLQTMRNLNQEAIRQNKHVEIILMINEKELHTAFDSNYHFIAELTEIATFSNLVLTGLGTNLSQYDEPDVVINKLNNLAHFKRILEEKLGISISLISCGGSNHISIWDSENLDKANNQIRSGTGILMGVGLNHEPIPFLEQETSWLEAQIIEVYPSSLSTKITVSGGDDELLATDSNPNHKQAVIALGHQDCYSNDLITTDDNIKILRQGPDYTILDVTNSEKDYQVGDVIKFNLTYLANLALMNSEYVVKEYLI, from the coding sequence ATGTATCCAAAAATTACATGAGATCTATCAAAAATACGTCGTAATTGCCGCGAAATGTTAAAAGAAGCAGCTAACCGGAATTTGGATTTAGTTAGTGTTGTTAATCTTGCGGCTGGCCATGAAGAAATTGTTTGAGCTTTGGCAATCCAAGGAATCAAAACAATTGGTGATTCACGCGTTTTAAACTTAAAAAAATATCAAGATATTCCAATTAAAAAAATGCTCTTGCGTGCGCCAATGTTAAAAGAATTGAAATACTTAGTTGAATATGCTGATTGTACTTTTATTTCTGATTTACAAACCATGCGAAACTTAAATCAAGAGGCAATTCGCCAAAATAAGCATGTTGAAATTATTTTAATGATTAATGAAAAAGAATTACATACAGCTTTTGACAGTAATTATCATTTTATCGCGGAATTAACTGAAATTGCTACTTTTTCCAATTTAGTTTTAACGGGGCTAGGAACAAATCTTAGTCAATATGATGAACCTGATGTTGTTATTAATAAACTAAATAATTTAGCTCATTTTAAAAGAATCCTTGAAGAAAAACTAGGGATTAGTATTTCGCTAATTAGTTGTGGAGGATCAAATCATATTAGTATTTGAGATAGTGAAAATCTTGATAAGGCTAATAATCAAATTCGTAGTGGAACTGGAATTTTAATGGGTGTTGGGTTAAACCATGAACCAATTCCATTTTTAGAACAAGAAACAAGTTGGTTAGAAGCTCAAATTATTGAAGTTTATCCTTCATCCTTGTCCACAAAAATTACCGTTAGTGGGGGAGATGATGAACTTCTTGCAACAGATAGTAATCCAAATCATAAGCAGGCAGTTATTGCTTTAGGTCATCAAGATTGTTATAGTAATGATTTAATTACCACTGATGATAATATTAAAATTTTACGCCAAGGGCCAGACTACACTATTCTAGATGTAACTAATAGTGAAAAAGATTATCAAGTTGGGGATGTTATTAAATTTAATTTAACCTACCTAGCAAATCTTGCCCTAATGAATAGTGAATATGTTGTTAAAGAATATTTAATTTAA
- a CDS encoding FMN-dependent NADH-azoreductase, with the protein MSKKILVINGTVSPEKTSYSIALTKRFIKHYQALNPQDEFIYLDLNKTAMALKTLTVDNFGTFFNAEDTDFYVDQLKNVDKVIISCPMNNFNVSGLVKNYFDHILVADKTFSYKYSKKGDAIGLLPHLKVQILTTQGAPYGWYLWGNHTEYLKGTWEFVGAQVNEPILIAGTKVSPMKELTPEQLIDQYDEQIQKAVKTF; encoded by the coding sequence ATGAGCAAAAAAATTCTTGTTATAAATGGGACAGTTAGTCCAGAAAAAACTTCATATTCAATCGCGTTAACTAAACGTTTTATTAAACATTATCAAGCTTTAAATCCCCAAGATGAGTTTATTTATTTAGATTTAAATAAAACAGCAATGGCGTTAAAAACTTTAACAGTTGATAACTTTGGAACCTTTTTTAATGCTGAAGATACTGATTTTTATGTTGACCAATTAAAAAATGTTGATAAAGTAATCATCAGCTGTCCAATGAATAATTTTAATGTTAGTGGATTAGTTAAAAATTATTTTGACCATATTTTAGTGGCTGATAAAACATTTTCATATAAATATTCAAAAAAAGGTGATGCAATTGGGTTATTACCACATTTAAAAGTACAAATTTTAACAACCCAGGGAGCACCTTATGGATGATATTTATGAGGAAATCATACGGAATACTTAAAAGGAACATGAGAATTTGTTGGGGCACAAGTTAATGAACCAATTCTAATCGCTGGAACAAAAGTTAGTCCGATGAAAGAATTAACTCCTGAACAATTAATTGATCAGTATGATGAGCAAATTCAAAAAGCAGTTAAAACATTTTAA
- a CDS encoding YebC/PmpR family DNA-binding transcriptional regulator, with the protein MGRAFEVRKQSMAATSAKKAVLYNRMAREIYLAAREGSPDPTANLALRNAIDKAKSKQVPKDVIERAIKKASGNDNDNYQAIRYEGYGPGGSAIIVETLTNNVNRAVAEVRNCFTKTGGKLGVSGAVTHLFDHLALFAFTKHSVDEVFEQLLLADCDVNDVVDEEDQVVVYAPATAFNAVKTVLDSMGISDFAMAEITMLAQEEITLAGEEKERFEKLLNMLDECDDVQEVYHNVKLD; encoded by the coding sequence ATGGGAAGAGCATTTGAAGTTCGTAAACAATCAATGGCCGCAACATCGGCGAAAAAAGCTGTCTTATATAATCGCATGGCCCGAGAAATCTATTTAGCGGCCCGTGAAGGGAGCCCTGATCCAACGGCTAATTTAGCTTTACGTAACGCAATTGATAAAGCTAAATCAAAACAAGTACCAAAAGATGTTATTGAACGGGCAATTAAAAAAGCCAGTGGTAATGATAATGATAATTACCAAGCAATTCGTTATGAAGGCTATGGTCCTGGGGGTAGTGCAATTATTGTTGAAACATTAACAAACAATGTTAATCGTGCTGTCGCTGAAGTTCGTAATTGTTTTACAAAAACTGGGGGTAAACTTGGTGTATCTGGCGCTGTAACTCATCTATTTGATCATTTAGCTTTGTTTGCTTTTACAAAGCATAGTGTTGATGAAGTTTTTGAACAGTTATTATTAGCAGATTGTGATGTTAATGATGTTGTTGATGAAGAAGACCAAGTTGTTGTCTATGCTCCTGCGACTGCTTTTAATGCAGTTAAAACAGTCTTAGATAGCATGGGAATTAGTGATTTTGCGATGGCGGAAATTACAATGCTAGCGCAAGAAGAAATTACTTTAGCTGGGGAAGAAAAAGAACGTTTTGAAAAATTATTAAATATGCTTGATGAATGTGATGATGTCCAAGAAGTCTATCATAATGTTAAACTAGATTAA
- a CDS encoding GNAT family N-acetyltransferase, with protein sequence MKLTVKPISNSDGVFIFLLEKENYPDHYYKYRNLILMINDQNYYCLKLLSEDKVLGYALLLKSGPDLELIRLTIKKSEQHQGYGQWFLQYLLTTLQFEKLFLEVNTTNIIAQKLYQANGFAIIRTIDKYYGQNNAIVMEYKK encoded by the coding sequence ATGAAACTAACCGTTAAACCAATTAGTAATAGTGACGGTGTTTTCATTTTTTTGCTAGAAAAAGAGAATTATCCCGACCATTATTATAAATATCGTAATCTAATTTTAATGATAAATGATCAAAACTATTATTGTCTAAAATTACTTTCTGAAGATAAAGTTCTTGGTTATGCGCTGCTATTAAAGAGTGGCCCGGATTTGGAATTAATTAGGTTAACAATTAAAAAATCAGAACAGCATCAAGGCTATGGGCAGTGATTTTTACAATACTTATTAACTACCCTTCAATTTGAAAAGCTGTTTTTAGAAGTAAATACAACAAATATTATTGCCCAAAAGTTATATCAAGCGAATGGTTTTGCGATAATTCGGACAATTGATAAATATTATGGTCAAAATAATGCTATTGTTATGGAATATAAAAAATAA
- the tsaB gene encoding tRNA (adenosine(37)-N6)-threonylcarbamoyltransferase complex dimerization subunit type 1 TsaB has translation MHSLFIDTTGKYLTLILESNNIVLGDYHLDGERKHTELTVPTITKLLGEHNLKLKDLTALYLTIGPGSYTGIRVPITIAMILKTINPNLNVYTINSLLYQAGLDNCISMIDAKGSQFYFAIYQNGQEIIPIQLLTLENCREISQQFAGYEIREDLLEFDYLNNYLNLKPYFTLSETVDDLAPLYLKKAVETNETNR, from the coding sequence ATGCATAGTTTATTTATTGATACAACAGGGAAATATTTAACCTTAATTTTAGAATCAAATAATATTGTTCTTGGCGATTATCATCTTGATGGGGAACGAAAACACACAGAATTAACGGTTCCAACAATCACAAAATTACTTGGTGAACATAATTTAAAGTTAAAAGATTTAACGGCGTTATATTTAACAATTGGACCAGGAAGTTACACTGGCATTCGGGTTCCAATCACAATCGCAATGATTTTGAAAACAATTAATCCTAATCTGAATGTTTATACAATTAATAGTCTATTATACCAAGCTGGGTTAGATAATTGTATTTCAATGATTGATGCGAAAGGAAGCCAGTTTTATTTTGCCATCTATCAAAATGGCCAAGAAATTATTCCAATTCAGTTGCTTACATTAGAAAATTGTCGAGAAATTAGTCAACAGTTTGCTGGTTATGAAATCCGCGAAGATTTACTTGAATTTGATTATTTAAATAATTATTTAAATTTAAAACCTTATTTTACTCTTAGCGAAACAGTAGATGATTTAGCACCTTTATATTTGAAAAAGGCGGTTGAAACTAATGAAACTAACCGTTAA
- the tsaE gene encoding tRNA (adenosine(37)-N6)-threonylcarbamoyltransferase complex ATPase subunit type 1 TsaE: MQININSLKDSEKLAQILAQFAGPNQVLLLNGPLAAGKTTITKLLLAALGYNELVTSPTFVIMNQYQCPNELTVNHFDFYRLLDNISPEEAEMYLDAANDCYNIIEWPAPIKQYLPLKWVITEITIEVLSTGRLIDIRTTNPGLLANLEEEFYHA, from the coding sequence ATGCAAATTAACATAAATAGTTTAAAAGACAGTGAAAAATTAGCCCAAATTTTAGCTCAATTTGCTGGTCCAAATCAAGTACTATTACTGAATGGGCCATTAGCGGCTGGTAAAACAACAATCACAAAATTACTTTTAGCTGCCCTTGGTTATAATGAATTAGTAACTTCACCAACTTTTGTCATTATGAACCAATACCAGTGTCCAAATGAATTAACTGTTAATCATTTTGACTTTTACCGTTTATTAGATAACATTTCTCCTGAAGAAGCTGAAATGTATTTAGATGCTGCTAATGATTGCTATAATATTATTGAATGACCAGCCCCAATTAAGCAATATTTACCATTAAAATGAGTCATTACAGAAATTACAATTGAAGTATTATCAACTGGGCGGTTAATTGATATTAGAACAACAAATCCTGGATTACTAGCAAATTTAGAAGAGGAATTTTATCATGCATAG
- a CDS encoding NAD(P)/FAD-dependent oxidoreductase yields MKDLLIIGAGPVGLYAWSCAGLMGLSGYIIEGNSAPGGQPAELFPDKAIYDLPGIDKITGQDFVNNLLANTKKYCGNMTLLLETKVSELTEINDGFAVKLSNNTVIEVKTILITTGNGVFTPIKLEQLDSNVTYQNLTYQINNPQQYHNKKIAILGGGDSALDWANHFIEEKITSNVTIVHRREHYRAKESSVAKLQQNQVTEYKNYHIETITTNGELITEMTLIHNDDNSLVSLQADYYLIQYGAKIAPSVISQWPLTFTRANKIIISPSGQTSHPRIFAAGNIAAYEGKYYNMATGFGESINALYNITKIIHGEKYHPGYLGADLQ; encoded by the coding sequence ATGAAAGATTTACTAATTATCGGCGCTGGGCCGGTTGGATTATATGCATGAAGTTGTGCCGGATTAATGGGCTTATCTGGTTATATTATTGAAGGTAATTCTGCCCCCGGTGGACAGCCAGCCGAACTATTTCCCGATAAGGCAATTTATGATCTTCCTGGGATTGATAAAATTACCGGGCAAGATTTTGTTAATAATTTATTAGCAAACACCAAAAAATATTGTGGTAATATGACTCTCTTATTAGAAACAAAGGTTAGTGAGCTAACTGAAATTAATGATGGTTTTGCGGTTAAATTATCAAATAATACTGTTATTGAAGTTAAAACAATTTTAATTACAACTGGAAATGGTGTTTTTACGCCGATTAAATTAGAACAACTTGATAGTAATGTTACCTATCAGAATCTGACTTATCAAATTAATAATCCCCAGCAATATCATAATAAAAAAATTGCAATTTTAGGTGGTGGTGATTCAGCACTTGATTGAGCTAATCATTTTATTGAAGAAAAAATTACAAGCAATGTCACTATTGTACATCGCCGTGAACACTATCGGGCAAAAGAAAGTAGCGTTGCCAAATTACAACAAAATCAAGTCACAGAATACAAAAACTATCATATTGAAACAATCACAACTAATGGGGAATTGATCACTGAAATGACTCTTATTCATAATGATGATAATAGTTTAGTTTCTTTACAAGCTGACTATTATTTAATCCAATATGGTGCCAAAATTGCGCCTTCAGTTATTAGTCAATGACCATTAACATTTACAAGAGCCAATAAAATTATTATTAGTCCTAGTGGTCAAACTTCCCATCCCCGCATTTTTGCCGCTGGTAATATTGCTGCCTATGAGGGAAAATACTATAATATGGCAACTGGTTTTGGAGAAAGTATCAATGCCTTATATAATATTACAAAAATAATTCATGGCGAAAAATACCATCCAGGCTATTTAGGGGCTGATTTACAATAA
- a CDS encoding RluA family pseudouridine synthase produces the protein MSSQILEVTVKSNDAGQTLFNFLKKMLPTTSLSVIYKLFRNKKIKVNNKSVKDRKYLLAVNDKILIFDKNIEIVYRPTVQTQVNNKNNTLKIVYEDENLLIVDKPHGVEMHSTLHDSLDQSVRNYLINTNQYDPNYEQSFLISHVHRLDKFTRGLVIYAKNKATLDSLLTKINDKKYIVKKYLAQCQGNFPADLTTVRGYLYKDEQRKRMVFSPKKVEESQECETSFKVIKPSVDSTWLEVTLTTGRKHQIRATLSYLKHPVVNDQKYGAKRINPNFMIALYAYQIEFHHFSGNLEYLNEKIIKIEENIIK, from the coding sequence ATGAGTAGTCAAATTCTGGAAGTAACTGTAAAAAGCAATGATGCTGGTCAAACACTATTTAATTTTTTAAAAAAAATGTTGCCAACAACAAGTTTGTCAGTTATTTATAAATTATTTCGTAATAAAAAAATCAAAGTAAATAATAAAAGTGTCAAAGATCGCAAATATTTGTTAGCTGTTAATGATAAAATTTTAATTTTTGATAAAAATATTGAAATTGTTTATCGCCCAACCGTCCAAACCCAGGTAAATAATAAGAATAATACTTTAAAAATTGTTTATGAAGATGAGAATTTGTTAATTGTTGATAAACCCCATGGGGTGGAAATGCATTCCACACTGCATGATAGTTTAGACCAAAGCGTTCGTAATTATTTAATTAATACTAACCAATATGATCCAAACTATGAGCAGTCATTTTTAATTTCGCATGTTCATCGTTTAGATAAATTTACTAGGGGTCTAGTAATTTATGCCAAAAACAAAGCAACATTAGATAGTTTATTGACAAAAATTAATGATAAAAAATATATTGTTAAAAAATATTTAGCTCAATGTCAAGGTAATTTCCCAGCGGACCTAACAACAGTGAGAGGATATCTTTATAAAGATGAACAAAGAAAACGAATGGTTTTCAGTCCCAAAAAAGTCGAAGAGAGCCAAGAATGTGAAACAAGTTTTAAGGTAATAAAACCATCAGTGGATTCAACATGATTAGAAGTTACTTTAACAACGGGACGGAAACATCAAATTAGAGCAACATTAAGCTATTTAAAACACCCTGTTGTAAATGATCAAAAATATGGGGCAAAAAGAATTAATCCTAATTTTATGATTGCGCTGTATGCTTATCAAATTGAATTTCATCATTTTTCTGGTAATTTAGAATATTTAAATGAAAAGATTATTAAAATTGAGGAAAATATTATAAAATAA
- a CDS encoding Pr6Pr family membrane protein, with the protein MFTWNPKTHFYLRLVSLICLVLFLIFDCYWAIFHPMPKFANLGYGDRASVYFAYFTTQTNYLVAFYFLIYLFENKFKNTKPHYIIRLAVTTYITITMLVFWTGIFSQASEPNQYDLWRWIATVILHLVMPVAMITSYVLTAGDENYDGLKHHYLYLWLIMLYMLLYFTFTIIRGTLRQWDGKDPISWFPYGFLDYTKEFGEELLVISLVVIFTIAILLQYFYIWINNLLYNRYHKPENPLPKQKCNKRCYQPARSAIIGGAIAIAITVANMVICALMIFGNLEEFEYLHLSFSNKLTLVGFFTISVIMFVAMIVCYVYILRGRQLARIAAGLLMMSLMFFTWIWLVGPILCLASAIMIFNGKEIFVGDNPPAEKAKQPKKIKQHQKNLS; encoded by the coding sequence GTGTTTACTTGAAATCCCAAGACCCACTTTTATCTACGATTAGTTTCGTTAATTTGCTTAGTGTTGTTTTTAATCTTTGACTGTTATTGAGCAATTTTTCATCCAATGCCAAAATTTGCTAATTTAGGTTATGGCGATCGTGCTTCGGTTTATTTTGCTTATTTTACAACCCAAACAAATTATTTAGTTGCTTTTTATTTCTTAATTTATTTATTTGAAAATAAATTTAAAAATACTAAACCACATTATATTATTCGTTTGGCAGTTACAACCTATATTACAATTACAATGCTCGTTTTTTGAACTGGTATTTTTAGTCAAGCGTCAGAACCAAATCAGTATGATTTATGACGATGAATTGCAACAGTTATTTTACATTTAGTAATGCCAGTTGCAATGATTACTAGTTATGTTTTAACGGCAGGGGATGAAAACTATGATGGTTTAAAACATCATTATTTATATTTATGACTAATCATGCTTTATATGTTATTGTATTTTACTTTCACAATTATTCGGGGAACACTACGACAATGAGATGGTAAAGATCCTATTTCATGATTTCCTTATGGCTTTTTAGATTATACGAAAGAATTTGGAGAAGAATTACTAGTGATTTCACTTGTTGTTATTTTTACGATAGCAATCCTATTACAATATTTTTATATTTGAATTAACAACTTACTTTATAATCGTTATCATAAACCAGAAAATCCGCTACCAAAACAAAAATGTAATAAACGCTGTTATCAACCAGCTCGTTCAGCCATAATTGGCGGGGCTATTGCTATTGCCATTACTGTGGCAAACATGGTTATCTGTGCGTTAATGATTTTTGGCAATTTAGAAGAATTTGAGTATTTACATTTAAGCTTTAGTAATAAATTAACGTTAGTTGGATTCTTTACCATTTCTGTAATTATGTTTGTGGCAATGATTGTTTGTTATGTTTACATCTTGCGAGGTCGCCAACTGGCTCGAATTGCCGCGGGATTATTAATGATGAGTTTAATGTTTTTCACCTGAATTTGATTAGTTGGACCAATTTTATGTTTAGCAAGTGCGATTATGATTTTTAACGGTAAAGAAATTTTTGTTGGTGATAATCCACCTGCTGAGAAAGCAAAACAACCAAAAAAAATAAAACAACATCAGAAAAATTTAAGTTAA
- a CDS encoding MBL fold metallo-hydrolase: MAKMKNFIDQTYDNQNVYLIINDSNEAIMIDASNAAKEAVDYLTERNISLKALFISHGHIDHFDGLDFVLAKYPDIKIYLQRKDEKLLAQKRVDDITGDIIGPVINSPLVNLELLDGNTITNDIGYEVEVFSVPGHTKGTQLFRIKKLNLVTSGFSLLPDYNAPGYTGKLCNDQYFVKELVKMTNLEPQWHVLPGHNKNFTIQAALEAGKISPDH; the protein is encoded by the coding sequence ATGGCAAAAATGAAAAATTTTATTGATCAAACATATGATAACCAAAATGTTTATTTAATTATTAATGATAGTAATGAAGCAATTATGATTGATGCTTCTAATGCAGCAAAAGAAGCTGTTGACTATTTAACAGAACGTAATATTAGTTTAAAAGCATTATTTATTAGCCATGGTCATATTGATCATTTTGATGGCTTAGATTTTGTTTTAGCAAAATATCCTGATATTAAAATTTATTTACAACGTAAGGACGAAAAATTATTAGCTCAGAAACGTGTTGATGATATTACCGGTGATATTATTGGGCCAGTAATTAATTCTCCGCTTGTTAATTTAGAATTATTAGATGGTAATACAATAACAAATGATATTGGTTATGAAGTTGAAGTATTTAGTGTTCCTGGTCACACAAAAGGAACACAGTTATTCCGAATTAAAAAATTAAATTTAGTAACATCAGGATTTAGTTTATTACCAGATTATAATGCTCCAGGTTATACGGGAAAATTATGTAATGATCAATATTTTGTTAAAGAACTAGTTAAAATGACAAATTTAGAACCACAATGACATGTTTTACCAGGGCATAATAAAAATTTTACTATTCAAGCAGCGCTTGAAGCAGGTAAAATTAGCCCTGATCATTAA
- a CDS encoding Cof-type HAD-IIB family hydrolase, translating to MNKKIKLVAVDLDGTSLNSQGLLSSRTVNTFQKLNQLGIKLVIASGRPLYQINHLVEKVGLKDENDYSIGLNGAVVGNNFNGEVLYEDHLPSNFIGQLCTEAQELGISTIIMFENQQSTFNFLQIYCQNFNDGVTAHYFANFKSKSSQEVVLNKYKGETNLKIGKLFMAGSIATIATIVSNWQDRLEISHEVKIDHAIVEITKKGTNKAWGLKQLCQLSNIKPSEVMAFGNEQNDVEMLKWAGVGVAMANAGNHIKQHANTTCLSNDEDGVAEALEKYFEF from the coding sequence ATGAATAAAAAAATTAAACTTGTTGCTGTTGATTTAGATGGAACATCATTGAATTCGCAAGGATTATTATCTTCGCGAACTGTTAATACTTTTCAAAAGTTAAATCAATTAGGAATTAAATTAGTGATTGCCTCGGGGCGACCACTTTATCAAATTAATCATTTAGTCGAAAAAGTGGGCCTAAAAGATGAAAATGATTATTCAATTGGCTTAAATGGGGCTGTAGTTGGGAATAACTTTAATGGTGAAGTACTATATGAAGATCATTTACCAAGTAATTTTATCGGACAATTATGCACAGAGGCACAAGAATTAGGAATTTCAACAATTATTATGTTTGAAAATCAACAATCAACTTTTAATTTTTTACAAATTTATTGTCAGAATTTTAATGATGGCGTAACAGCCCATTATTTTGCAAATTTTAAGTCAAAATCTTCTCAGGAAGTTGTCTTAAATAAATATAAGGGAGAAACTAATTTAAAAATTGGTAAATTATTTATGGCTGGGTCAATTGCAACAATTGCCACAATTGTTAGCAATTGACAAGACCGGTTAGAAATTTCTCATGAAGTAAAAATAGACCATGCAATTGTTGAGATTACAAAAAAAGGAACAAATAAGGCGTGAGGATTAAAACAGTTATGTCAGTTAAGTAACATTAAACCAAGTGAAGTAATGGCTTTTGGCAACGAACAAAATGATGTTGAAATGTTAAAATGAGCCGGGGTTGGTGTCGCAATGGCTAATGCTGGGAACCATATTAAACAGCATGCTAATACGACTTGTTTATCAAATGATGAGGATGGGGTTGCCGAAGCACTAGAAAAGTATTTTGAATTTTAA